One genomic window of bacterium includes the following:
- a CDS encoding nitroreductase family protein: protein MSLFTIDEKLCARDGICVAECPAFVIEMKTKESFPTVTDGGETRCINCGHCVAVCPHRAISLARMSVDQCPPIDDKLTLSEGQIEQFLRSRRSIRTYKTQDVDAETLTRLIDIARYAPTGSNSQQVQWLIVPTRDKVVQLTDLAVDWMRNAIEEKNPMAEAYQMAGIVRAWDNGIDIISRGAPALVIAHGPETYPIMAIDSTIALSYLDLAAPSFGLGCCWAGFFMAAAGFWPPLAEALNLPEGHKPFGTMMVGHPKFGYHRLPARNEAKVSIFK, encoded by the coding sequence ATGAGCCTGTTTACTATCGACGAGAAGTTGTGCGCAAGGGACGGTATCTGCGTGGCGGAGTGTCCCGCCTTTGTTATTGAAATGAAGACAAAAGAGTCGTTCCCCACGGTGACTGACGGAGGGGAAACCCGATGCATCAACTGCGGTCATTGCGTCGCGGTTTGTCCACACCGGGCCATCTCCCTCGCTCGTATGAGCGTCGATCAATGCCCTCCCATTGACGATAAGCTCACCCTGAGCGAGGGCCAGATTGAGCAGTTCCTGCGATCGCGACGATCCATCCGCACCTATAAGACTCAGGATGTGGACGCCGAAACCCTTACCCGACTCATCGACATCGCCCGCTATGCTCCCACGGGAAGCAACAGTCAACAGGTCCAATGGCTTATCGTCCCCACGCGAGACAAGGTGGTTCAGCTTACAGACCTGGCAGTAGACTGGATGCGCAACGCCATTGAGGAGAAAAACCCCATGGCTGAAGCTTACCAGATGGCCGGGATCGTCCGTGCCTGGGACAACGGGATCGACATTATCAGCAGGGGTGCTCCGGCTCTCGTCATCGCCCACGGCCCCGAGACCTACCCTATCATGGCCATCGACAGCACCATCGCCCTTTCCTACCTGGACCTGGCTGCGCCCTCTTTCGGCCTTGGCTGCTGCTGGGCCGGATTCTTCATGGCCGCCGCCGGGTTCTGGCCGCCCCTGGCAGAAGCACTGAACCTTCCTGAAGGACACAAGCCTTTCGGAACGATGATGGTGGGTCATCCGAAATTCGGTTACCATCGGTTGCCGGCGAGGAATGAAGCGAAAGTGTCGATCTTCAAATAG
- a CDS encoding ion transporter, whose product MTREANGKTNLKGTLYEIIFEADTPSGKLFDVLLILSIFVSVGIVMADSVGAIRISYGRFLLLAEWFFTIIFTVEYVVRLYCVHSRVKYAKSFYGIVDVIAIVPTYLSLIFPATKYFMILRTLRILRVFRVLKLIQYLREASLLMKALASSRRKITIFFFTVLTMVTIFGSLMYVIEGEANGFTSIPRGIYWAIVTMTTVGYGDISPQTPMGQALASLVMILGYSIIAVPTGIFTVEFSQALSRERSSDCSSCGRGGHEMDALYCKFCGEEL is encoded by the coding sequence ATGACCCGGGAGGCCAACGGTAAAACAAACCTCAAAGGCACCCTTTACGAGATCATTTTCGAGGCAGACACGCCGTCGGGAAAATTGTTCGATGTGCTTCTTATTCTGAGCATCTTTGTCAGTGTCGGGATCGTCATGGCTGACAGTGTGGGTGCCATCAGGATCTCTTATGGCCGTTTTCTCCTATTGGCAGAGTGGTTCTTTACCATAATCTTTACAGTTGAGTATGTTGTAAGACTCTATTGTGTCCATAGCCGCGTAAAATATGCCAAGAGCTTTTACGGCATCGTGGATGTTATCGCCATCGTTCCCACCTACCTTAGCCTGATCTTTCCTGCCACCAAATATTTCATGATCTTGCGTACACTCAGAATTTTACGTGTGTTCAGGGTTCTTAAACTGATCCAGTATCTCAGGGAAGCCAGTTTGCTCATGAAAGCTCTCGCCTCGAGCAGGCGCAAGATCACCATCTTCTTCTTCACTGTTCTGACCATGGTGACCATATTCGGTTCCCTCATGTACGTTATAGAGGGAGAGGCCAACGGGTTCACCAGCATCCCCAGGGGCATCTACTGGGCCATCGTTACCATGACCACCGTCGGATATGGTGACATCTCACCCCAGACACCGATGGGACAGGCCCTGGCGTCCCTGGTCATGATCCTCGGCTACAGCATTATCGCCGTTCCTACAGGGATCTTTACTGTTGAATTCAGTCAGGCCCTTTCCAGGGAAAGATCATCAGACTGTTCCTCCTGCGGCAGGGGCGGTCACGAAATGGACGCGCTGTATTGTAAATTCTGTGGGGAAGAGCTTTAA
- a CDS encoding TMEM165/GDT1 family protein, whose product MEVFLSSTAAVAIAEIGDKTQLLSLFLASRFKQRYAIIAGILVATLLNHGVSAWLGVWLLDLLPPHMAPWIISGSFGLIALWLLIPDKQDGGPSSIDKYGAFAATTVLFFLAEIGDKTQIATVVLAAKYNETFWVITGTTLGMMIANVPVVFAGRWVMDRLPLNYARWGAFALFLAMALITMTAAMLG is encoded by the coding sequence ATGGAAGTTTTTCTCAGCTCAACCGCAGCCGTCGCCATTGCCGAGATCGGAGACAAGACCCAGCTCCTGTCCCTGTTTCTAGCGTCCCGCTTTAAACAGCGCTACGCCATCATAGCAGGCATTCTCGTGGCCACCCTGCTCAACCATGGGGTCTCTGCCTGGCTGGGCGTCTGGCTGCTTGACCTTCTGCCTCCGCACATGGCTCCCTGGATCATCAGCGGCAGCTTTGGACTCATTGCGCTCTGGCTCCTGATCCCCGACAAGCAGGACGGAGGGCCCAGCAGCATCGATAAATATGGGGCTTTTGCAGCCACTACGGTGCTGTTCTTCCTGGCCGAGATCGGGGACAAAACCCAGATCGCAACGGTGGTCCTAGCCGCCAAATACAACGAGACCTTCTGGGTAATAACCGGAACGACCCTGGGAATGATGATCGCCAACGTCCCTGTGGTGTTCGCGGGACGCTGGGTCATGGATCGTCTCCCCCTGAACTACGCCAGGTGGGGCGCTTTCGCTCTCTTTCTTGCCATGGCCCTTATCACGATGACCGCTGCCATGTTGGGCTAA
- a CDS encoding DoxX family protein, translated as MIKKFFSTEESLKPLVIRVTLDAVMLPHGAQKALGLFGGGGFAATMKGMSQGMGIPAAVVFLIILSEFLGSIGLILGVATRFCAFGIFSIMTGAIFMVHLPNGFFMNWFGSHTGEGFEYHLLAIGMAVALMIAGGGKWSVDRFLAELAS; from the coding sequence TTGATTAAAAAATTCTTTTCGACGGAAGAAAGCCTAAAGCCCCTGGTGATCAGAGTGACCCTGGATGCAGTCATGCTGCCTCACGGCGCCCAGAAAGCCCTGGGACTGTTCGGGGGTGGGGGTTTTGCGGCTACGATGAAAGGCATGTCCCAGGGCATGGGTATACCAGCCGCTGTTGTGTTCCTGATCATCCTCTCAGAGTTCCTGGGATCCATAGGGCTTATCCTGGGTGTGGCCACCAGGTTCTGTGCCTTCGGTATCTTTTCCATTATGACGGGGGCGATATTCATGGTCCACCTGCCCAACGGGTTCTTCATGAACTGGTTCGGCAGCCACACCGGAGAGGGGTTTGAGTACCACCTGCTGGCCATCGGCATGGCCGTGGCTCTCATGATCGCCGGCGGCGGTAAGTGGTCGGTGGATCGCTTTCTTGCGGAGCTTGCTAGTTAG
- a CDS encoding cytochrome c3 family protein: MKRVSVVIVLVGVMLMFALPAMAADYVGSNACFECHQDNFNDWQASGHPYKLRTMEKARYAKLPLPPGWAWEDISYVIGGANWKARYIDKKGFIVTSAKDGTEARTQYNLEDGSWSFYHKGEKKPYDCGPCHMTAYKKEGNQDGLEGMIGTWAEDGIGCEECHGPGSAHVASPAKSNVRIDKTAEACGKCHQRGGMGPKPPARGGFIRHHEQINELKAGVHKDLTCLDCHDPHKRADQVAKNNCLECHDDVGESFAKTLHGRTQLECIDCHMPKASKSAITSASYTGDIRTHIFKINTAADANMFQEVEEKGKKSTFAKGFVTLDFTCLSCHQSRDRKWASEMAKDVHKK, translated from the coding sequence ATGAAGAGAGTTTCTGTGGTTATCGTGCTGGTCGGCGTCATGCTGATGTTTGCGCTTCCGGCGATGGCGGCCGATTATGTCGGCTCCAACGCATGTTTCGAGTGTCACCAGGACAATTTCAACGACTGGCAGGCTTCGGGACACCCATACAAGCTCAGAACCATGGAAAAGGCGCGCTACGCCAAGCTGCCCCTTCCCCCTGGCTGGGCCTGGGAGGACATCTCCTACGTAATCGGCGGCGCCAACTGGAAGGCCAGGTACATCGACAAGAAAGGCTTTATCGTAACCTCTGCCAAGGACGGAACGGAAGCCAGGACCCAGTACAACCTGGAGGACGGGAGCTGGTCCTTCTATCACAAGGGCGAGAAAAAGCCCTACGACTGCGGACCATGCCACATGACGGCCTACAAAAAGGAAGGGAACCAGGACGGCCTGGAGGGGATGATCGGCACCTGGGCCGAAGATGGTATCGGCTGTGAAGAGTGTCACGGACCTGGCAGCGCCCACGTGGCTTCGCCTGCCAAATCCAACGTCAGGATAGACAAGACGGCAGAAGCATGCGGCAAGTGCCACCAGCGCGGTGGCATGGGCCCGAAGCCTCCCGCCCGTGGAGGTTTCATCCGCCATCACGAGCAGATCAACGAGCTCAAGGCTGGTGTTCACAAGGACCTTACCTGCCTGGACTGCCACGATCCCCACAAGCGGGCGGATCAGGTTGCGAAGAACAATTGTCTTGAGTGCCATGATGACGTAGGCGAGAGCTTCGCCAAGACCCTCCACGGTAGGACCCAGCTGGAATGTATCGATTGCCACATGCCCAAGGCCAGCAAGTCAGCTATCACTTCCGCCAGCTACACGGGCGACATCCGCACCCACATCTTCAAGATCAACACCGCCGCGGACGCCAACATGTTCCAGGAAGTTGAGGAGAAGGGCAAAAAGTCAACCTTTGCCAAGGGGTTCGTTACTTTGGATTTCACATGCCTGAGCTGCCACCAGAGCCGCGACAGGAAGTGGGCATCTGAAATGGCAAAGGATGTTCACAAGAAATAG